The sequence GTCACTATTCTCAACCAACATTGACATTTCAGTATCACTATCTGCAGCTAACATTGGCGTTTCGTCATCAGTCTTCTGACCCTCGTCATTGCTTTCATTTATCTCCTCGtcattattttgtttttttcccAACTGATTTATAACAGGCGTCTTTTCTTGCATCATACTTCTTTTTTGTTTCTGCAATGGAAAAATTAAGACCATAACTGGTTATAAAAATTGTACATTGTCCTGAAAGTATAATTATAGATGTAGTATAATGAGCCATAGAAATCACTTACCTGTTGCAAATTTTTAAATATTTCTCTGTACACCACATTCTGTGTATAACCTTCTGGCACGATATCCTTTGATTTATC comes from Papaver somniferum cultivar HN1 chromosome 7, ASM357369v1, whole genome shotgun sequence and encodes:
- the LOC113296561 gene encoding uncharacterized protein LOC113296561; the encoded protein is MTINKSQGQSIDNVGIYLPNPIFNHGQLYVAVSRTTSRNGLKILIDKSKDIVPEGYTQNVVYREIFKNLQQKQKRSMMQEKTPVINQLGKKQNNDEEINESNDEGQKTDDETPMLAADSDTEMSMLVENSDDEMSLFIKDIDDDE